A stretch of Saccharothrix texasensis DNA encodes these proteins:
- a CDS encoding DedA family protein: MVLSATSETVAFVQLDSAGPLAVWLITLSFIFFECAFIFGLFLPGDSLLFAAGVVLASHDSELSAWLLSGVALAVAVVGNQIGYYIGRHTGTRLLARRGGKVLNKENLAKARDFLDRRGFWAIVLARWIPWVRTLAPMIAGAARMDPKRFMLATTIGAVAWVPTLVLAGYYGAGLLTAVPWLETVAVVVSIAFFVFGTAYGLFRYRQEMKKPVDEEVPSTTP; this comes from the coding sequence GTGGTGTTGTCCGCAACGTCCGAAACCGTCGCATTCGTTCAGCTCGATTCCGCAGGCCCGCTGGCCGTGTGGCTGATCACGCTGAGCTTCATCTTCTTCGAGTGCGCGTTCATCTTCGGCCTGTTCCTGCCCGGCGACTCGCTGCTGTTCGCCGCCGGTGTGGTGCTCGCGTCGCACGACAGCGAGCTGTCCGCCTGGCTGCTCTCGGGGGTCGCGCTCGCCGTGGCCGTCGTCGGCAACCAGATCGGCTACTACATCGGCCGGCACACCGGCACGCGCCTGCTGGCCCGCCGCGGCGGCAAGGTCCTCAACAAGGAGAACCTCGCCAAGGCCCGCGACTTCCTCGACCGACGAGGCTTCTGGGCGATCGTGCTGGCCCGGTGGATCCCCTGGGTCCGCACGCTGGCGCCGATGATCGCCGGCGCGGCGCGGATGGACCCGAAGCGGTTCATGCTCGCCACCACCATCGGCGCCGTCGCGTGGGTGCCGACGCTGGTGCTGGCCGGCTACTACGGCGCGGGCCTGCTGACCGCCGTGCCGTGGCTGGAGACCGTGGCGGTCGTCGTCAGCATCGCGTTCTTCGTCTTCGGCACCGCCTACGGCCTGTTCCGGTACCGGCAGGAGATGAAGAAGCCGGTGGACGAAGAGGTGCCCTCGACGACGCCGTGA